AAATCGGCCTTAAAAGGGATCGAACCCTCGGCGCTGCGTGAGGTGTTCGTCGAAGTGCCCGACGTCTCTTGGGAGGACGTTGGTGGCTTAGAGGACACCAAAGAGCGCCTCCGCGAGACGATCCAGTGGCCCCTCGAATACCCCGAAGTGTTCGAGGAACTCGACATGGCCGCCGCGAAAGGTGTCATGCTGTATGGTCCACCGGGGACCGGTAAGACCCTCTTGGCAAAAGCGGTCGCCAACGAGGCCGAGTCGAACTTCATCTCGATCAAAGGCCCCGAACTCCTCAACAAGTTCGTGGGCGAATCGGAGAAAGGAGTCCGCGAGGTCTTCAGCAAGGCCCGCGAGAACGCCCCGACCGTGGTGTTCTTCGACGAGATCGACTCGATTGCCGCCGAGCGCGGAAGTCAGTCGACCGACTCGGGTGTCGGCGAACGGATGGTCAGCCAGCTGCTGACCGAACTCGACGGCCTCGAATCGCTGGAGGACGTCGTGGTAATCGCCACCTCGAACCGCCCAGACCTGATCGATTCGGCACTCCTGCGGCCCGGTCGACTGGACCGACACGTCCACGTCCCGGTGCCCGACGAGGATGCTCGCCGGAAGATCTTCGAGGTCCACACCGACGAAAAACCGCTGGCCGACGACGTGGACCTCGGCAAGCTGGCTCGCCAGACCGAGGGCTACGTCGGCGCGGACATCGAAGCGGTCTGCCGCGAGGCATCGATGGCTGCCAGCCGGGAATTCATCGGCAGCGTCAGTCGGGAAGAGGTCGCCGAATCGGTCGGCAACGTCCGGGTGACGATGGCCCACTTCGAGGATGCCCTCGATCAGGTCCAAGCAAGCGTGACTCCCGAAACGCGAGAGCGTTACGAGGAGATCGAACGTCGCTTCGGCAAAAGCGAGATCGACACCGAAGACGATCTCGGCACCGCGTTCCAGTAGACGCTACTGAATCACACCGTTGCGGACACTATTTTGACTGCTGTTGAATCGTCGCAGAGGAGGCCTACCTGAGTCGGTATCCCGCGAGTACGAGCACAATGCCTGCCACTGTGTACTCGATCTTTAGTAAGAATGCATCCAGAAGATCAACAGGATGGGACCATGCATAGAGAGCGTCGATGGCTGTTCCGACGCCAATAAACAGTAACACGAATCCACCGAGAAGTACCACGAGGCCAATTTTCATCAATGCTTTTTGTCGACCGGGAGATGGTGACGCAGTGGGCTGGCCACCATTCATTTGTTATAGTCTAGTCAGATGGTTGAAAAGCGTATCGCAGCCAATGTGACATTCTTGGCCGCAGCCATCACAGCTACCGTCGACGACACCCGGTCTCTCGCCTAAACTGGCGTGAACGGTCGACGGGTTTTATTTTGGTAACTCCTGTCAATGTAGACACCCCTACCTGCGTGTCCCCACGGACACACCCCTCCAGCCACTGTCGACTGGCGTGGTCGATCTGTGGCTTGATTTCTATTCGTGAGTCGTTGGTGTGTCGACTAGCGGATGCCACCGGCTACAGTTGGTTACTCCGCGAGGCAACCACATCGAGCCCGGGACTGTAGTAGCAGACCGGCTCGGCTTCGGGTTCGGCGAAACCGTGGCTCTTGAGTAGTGTGCTGGTCGTGATCTCGGCGTCGGCCGGGTAGAGCGTCCACGGCTCGTGGTCGACATCGGTATACCGAATCGAGCCGTCCTGTGCTTCCGTATAAAATCGGTAGCGTTCGACGAGGAACTCGCCGAAGGGGTCCTCTGGAGCCGCAAACGGTTTACCGGTCGGCCAGTAGCTCGCCTCGTAGTGGGCCGGCCGCGAGCCGGGATGCATTCGTCTGCTTTTGAATTGGACCCGGCCGTCGACCCACTCCAAGCCGATTCGCGCATAAAAGTACGGCAGATGTTGGAAGACTCTCGCGCCGATGACGCTCGCGATGCCCTGCGCATCGAGGCTGAAGAAGTAGACGCTGGGGACGCCGTCGCGGGTGACGTAGGTTCGGAGATTGAGTTCCGGCAGTCGAATTCCGAGCTGCTTGGGCAGCCCCTTCGGCCGGACGTCGACGTTCGTGAAGGGAACGACCGAGAGCCACGCCGAGCCGTCGAAGGTGTCGGGGGCGAGCCCGTCGGGCAGGTGGGCGTCCATCACCCGTGGCTCGACCGGGTAGTTCTCGAACAGCAGGTGTCGCCAGCCCATCTCCAGTGGCACTACCATGTCGACTGTTGGTGGCTCGGACGAATATCACTTTGGCCGGAGACGGTAGTCGACGCCTGATAGCCACCAATCGGCGATTATCCGGGCGATTCGGGCGTGAACGGTCGACGGGTTTTATTCTGCTAGAGGTTGTCACAGTAGTCACCCCTACCCGCGTGTCACGCGACACGTCCCTCCGGCCAGTGTCGGCAGTGGGTCGACGGCTGGCCTGTTTTATTCGGTGAGTGGCAAGACTGTCGGCGTGCTGGGAGGTCGATCATCTCCCGGTTCGTTCGAGTATATAAAGCCGTTCAGGAGTATTCGATTGCCGATTCGGCCGGATTTCGTGCTCCGGCTGTGCCTATCGGATTCGATGTGGACAGTCGTTCGACGGCACTCACGCGGGCAGTCGACCAGCACGTTCGAGCACTGCGAGCCCGGCAACCGTTGCCACGAGGGCGAGTGCGCCAGCAGTGAAGACCGTACCGTACGCGTAGCCGCCTTCGATCAGCGCACCGACGACCGAGGAGCCACCCGACTGCGACAGCATCCAGGCGGTACTGAAGACGGCGTAGGCGCTGCCGCGGGTCGAGTCCGGCAACGCGGTCAGAATGTAGGCGTCGACGGCGGGAAACAGCGCGTGGATGACAAAGCCGATCAGCGCCGAGATTACCGCCAGCGCGACCAGCCCCTCTGCGGCGACCAACAGCAGCAGGCAGCCAGCGAAGGAGGCAACGATCCCGAGTAACAGCGGCACCGAGGGGAGGTCGTCGACCAGCTCGCCAGCGACAAAGAAGGCAGGCACGCCAGCCGTAAAGACGATAGTTAGCATCGTTGAGGCCGCGTTCGGCGAGAGCCCACGGGACTGCATGTAGAGTTCATAGAAATTAAAGACGCCCTGCCAGACGAAGACCGCGACGCCAGCCAGCCCAAGGGCCGCAAGGATAATCCGCCACTCCGAGCGCGCACCGGCGAGTAGCGAGCTGTCGTCCGCACCCGCATCCGGCATCTCGGTCCGCCGGGCGACGATCACGGTGGCGGCGGTCACGACGGCAGTGCCGACCGCAATAGTCCACAGCGAGAGCCGCCAGTCGACCCACAGCGAGATGGCGACCAGTGGGGCCGCGGCCACCGCGGCGACTTGGTTGGCCGCGCCGTGAATACCCATGACGCGGCCGACCCGACTTGGGAACAGCTCACTCAAAAGCGGGTTCGCCGAGACGAAATAGACGCCGGAGGCGCTGCCCATGAAAAACGCCCCGATCATGAGCTGTTGAACCGTAACCGCCGTAGCAGTCGCGGCCGCCGAGAGGGTGAGAATTGCCCCCGAGACGATCACGAGATAGTGGCGTGGGAACCGCGTGAGCAGCCAGCCAGCCGGGAGTCGGAGCGACGCGCTGCCGACCCACGCGAGGGTAACGATGAGGCCAGCGGTCGCCTCGCCGATGCCGAACTCGGCGATGAACACGTCCAACAGCGGCGCGAAGACGATTCTGGCCAGATTGAGGAAAAAGACGAGCCCACACAACGACCCAAAGAGGTGGCGTCGACTCACAGCATCGCTTCGGAGCAGAGGGTCTCAAGGGTTCCGAATGCTTGATTCTCGGCTCAACTGAGCGATAGGTTCAAGCCATTGCGTAAGGAATCCTTACATACTATGAGTGCCGACGAACCCGAAGTGACAACAGTGACCTCAAAGGGCCAGATTACGATCCCGAGTCGACTCCGCGAGGAGTTCGGGCTCCAGAAAGGGACGAAACTGATGGTCGTGCCAACCGAGTACGGCCTCGTGTTGAAAAAGATCGAGCTGCCGTCTGTCGAGGAATTTCAACAGCGAGTCGAAGACCGTGCCGGTACTGTCGAGTTGTCGACGGAGGACGTCGATCAGTTGGTACACGATGCTCGGAGTGATGAATGAGAGCGGTTCTCGACACGAACGTGCTTATTTCGTCGGTGATCTCGACTGGGACGCCGCACAATGTCGTTGTCGCTGGGTTCGAGGGCGAGTATCAACTCATCGTCTCTGTGGCCACGCTCACTGAATTCCGTGAGACACTTCTCAAATATCCTGACCGGTTCCACATGAACGAGACCGAAATCCAGCAGGAAGTCGAAACAGTTCGGTACTTTGCAGAGTTCGTCACCCCGACTGAAGACATCACAGCAGTTGCGGCCGACCCTGACGACGACAAATTTCTCGAAGCAGCCGTCGCGGGTGATGTCGACTATCTCGTCTCCGGTGATCAGCATCTCCTGGATCTCGACTCGTTTCGTGGGATCGAGATCGTCACACCACGAACATTCTACGACGACCTCACCGAGTGACAGCGGGATCTCAGAAGTGGATGAGACATGTCTTGAACCGTGTCAGTCAATATCGGCTTGTAGGATGGCTCAGTCAAGCGACCGTTCGAAGAGGTAGCCAGTCAGAACTCCGACTGGAACGGTTGCCCAACTGGTGTAGACGGCAATGAAGCCGAGCAGTAGCACGAACGTCACCATTGAATCGGTGGCCGTGGCCATCGAGGGGTCGACGGCGATGCTAAAGACCACACCGAGCGGAAGTAGCATCGCGCAACTGACCACGTAGCCGACGAGTGTCGACAGCAGGCCACCAATGAACCCACCGAAGCGGAGCGATTCGGGCACGAACCGCCAGACGGTCAGCCCACCGACGAACCCACTGGGGACGACAACGACAAGCGAAACCCCGCTGGCCATCAGCCAGCTTATCACGGCCATCACAGCAACCCCGCCAGCCACGAGTGGATTGGTATCGGTTCCGACACTGAAGAACAGCGCTCCGGCTCCCACACCGGAGAGAATTCCCTGTCCGATACCGAAAATGATGGCTGCCACGGCGGCCGCGGCTGCCATCGTATACCCCGCGCCAATGTCGGGGCGGTCGCTCTTCGGGAGGCTGTCGAGATACTGCGTGAGCCACCTGTCGAAGCGATCTAGGAGGGCCATACGTTCGTGTTGGTTGGCTGTTGGTTTCGGATTTGTGGTCGACATATCCGCTACGTGTATCCGGGTGGGACGATTTAGTGAGAGTAACTCTACTGCAACTCCTGTATTATTCTGTGCCATCTCCACCGTCGACCGATCCACACCCCTTTTGACGGGTCACGCGAAAGCCACACCTAATGGACGACGATCTTCGCAGCCGCGTGCAACAGGAAGCCGAGAAACACGCCCTGTTCAACGCGCTCAAACACGACAGCGACCCCGACGTAGGCGCGATCATGGGCCCACTGATGGGCGACAATCCCGACTTCCGACCGCACGGCGACGAGGTGCCGGGCGTCGTCGGCCAAGTCGTCGGCAAAATTGGCGGGTTGGACCGCGAGGCCCGCCGCGAGCGACTCGCCGAGTTGGATCAGGAGTTGGTCGACGAACTCGATGCCGAAGACGAAGTCGACGAACACACCCTGCCCGATCTGCCGAACGTTGAGGACTACGACACGGTCCGGCTCCGCGCCGCGCCCAACCCCAACGGCCCGTGGCATCTCGGCCACGCCCGCATGCCCTCGGTGATCGGCACCTACACCGAGCGCTACGACGGCGAGTTTGTCGTCCGGTTCGACGACACCGACCCCGAAACCAAACGCCCGGATCTCTCGGCCTACGACGCAATTCTCGAAGACATCGAATACCTCGGCTTCGAGCCCGACGAAGTCTACCGCGCCTCCGACCGCGTCGAGACCTACTACGATCACGCCCGCGAACTGATCGAAATGGGCGAAGCCTACACCTGCGATCTGCCCGCCGAGGAGTTTTCCGAACTCAAAAAGGAGGCCACACCATCGCCCAACCGCGACAAGGACCCCGAGACCGTCCTCGAAGAGTTCGAAGCGATGGTCGACGGCGAGTACCAGTCGGGAGAAATGGTCCTCCGCGTCAAAACCGATATCGAACACAAGAACCCCGCCCTGCGGGACTGGGTGGCGTTCCGCATGATCGACACACCCCACCCCCGTGAGGAGGCCGCCGACTACCGCTGTTGGCCGATGCTCGACTTCCAATCCGGTGTCGACGACCATCTCACCGGCATCACCCACATCATTCGCGGGATCGACCTGCAGGACTCGGCCAAACGCCAGCAGTTCGTCTACGACTACTTCGACTGGGAGTACCCCGAAGTGCTCCACTGGGGCCACGTCCAGCTCGACGAGTACGATATCAAGATCTCGACCTCGACCATCAAGGAACTCATCGACAAGGGCGAACTCGACGGCTGGGATGACCCACGCGCACCCACGCTCCAGTCGGTCCGCCGTCGTGGAATACAGGGCCAAGCCATCGTCGAGTCGATGATCGGCCTCGGCATGTCGACCTCGGATGTCGACCTCGCGATGTCGTCGATCTATGCCAACAACCGCGATCTGG
This sequence is a window from Halohasta litchfieldiae. Protein-coding genes within it:
- a CDS encoding YqjF family protein, with protein sequence MVVPLEMGWRHLLFENYPVEPRVMDAHLPDGLAPDTFDGSAWLSVVPFTNVDVRPKGLPKQLGIRLPELNLRTYVTRDGVPSVYFFSLDAQGIASVIGARVFQHLPYFYARIGLEWVDGRVQFKSRRMHPGSRPAHYEASYWPTGKPFAAPEDPFGEFLVERYRFYTEAQDGSIRYTDVDHEPWTLYPADAEITTSTLLKSHGFAEPEAEPVCYYSPGLDVVASRSNQL
- a CDS encoding MFS transporter, which encodes MSRRHLFGSLCGLVFFLNLARIVFAPLLDVFIAEFGIGEATAGLIVTLAWVGSASLRLPAGWLLTRFPRHYLVIVSGAILTLSAAATATAVTVQQLMIGAFFMGSASGVYFVSANPLLSELFPSRVGRVMGIHGAANQVAAVAAAPLVAISLWVDWRLSLWTIAVGTAVVTAATVIVARRTEMPDAGADDSSLLAGARSEWRIILAALGLAGVAVFVWQGVFNFYELYMQSRGLSPNAASTMLTIVFTAGVPAFFVAGELVDDLPSVPLLLGIVASFAGCLLLLVAAEGLVALAVISALIGFVIHALFPAVDAYILTALPDSTRGSAYAVFSTAWMLSQSGGSSVVGALIEGGYAYGTVFTAGALALVATVAGLAVLERAGRLPA
- a CDS encoding AbrB/MazE/SpoVT family DNA-binding domain-containing protein, with translation MSADEPEVTTVTSKGQITIPSRLREEFGLQKGTKLMVVPTEYGLVLKKIELPSVEEFQQRVEDRAGTVELSTEDVDQLVHDARSDE
- a CDS encoding putative toxin-antitoxin system toxin component, PIN family — translated: MRAVLDTNVLISSVISTGTPHNVVVAGFEGEYQLIVSVATLTEFRETLLKYPDRFHMNETEIQQEVETVRYFAEFVTPTEDITAVAADPDDDKFLEAAVAGDVDYLVSGDQHLLDLDSFRGIEIVTPRTFYDDLTE
- a CDS encoding glutamate--tRNA ligase, which codes for MDDDLRSRVQQEAEKHALFNALKHDSDPDVGAIMGPLMGDNPDFRPHGDEVPGVVGQVVGKIGGLDREARRERLAELDQELVDELDAEDEVDEHTLPDLPNVEDYDTVRLRAAPNPNGPWHLGHARMPSVIGTYTERYDGEFVVRFDDTDPETKRPDLSAYDAILEDIEYLGFEPDEVYRASDRVETYYDHARELIEMGEAYTCDLPAEEFSELKKEATPSPNRDKDPETVLEEFEAMVDGEYQSGEMVLRVKTDIEHKNPALRDWVAFRMIDTPHPREEAADYRCWPMLDFQSGVDDHLTGITHIIRGIDLQDSAKRQQFVYDYFDWEYPEVLHWGHVQLDEYDIKISTSTIKELIDKGELDGWDDPRAPTLQSVRRRGIQGQAIVESMIGLGMSTSDVDLAMSSIYANNRDLVDDDANRYFLVRDGEELPVVGDAKPEAGQPPLHPNHEDRGRREIPVDNAVLIEPDDRPSEGDRIWLKGYGCVRYEDGEFVATGDDISAVREGDVDVIHWVPADKTVDVRMRTPDGDVEGAAEPAFGDTEVDEIIQFERIGFVRVDRHETDESVVYYTHA